A genome region from Gallus gallus isolate bGalGal1 chromosome 9, bGalGal1.mat.broiler.GRCg7b, whole genome shotgun sequence includes the following:
- the CHRND gene encoding acetylcholine receptor subunit delta precursor — MGDMAVLLALFGALVLSGGLCVNQEERLIHHLFEERGYNKEVRPVASADEVVDVYLALTLSNLISLKEVDETLTTNVWVEQSWTDYRLQWNTSEFGGVDVLRLLPEMLWLPEIVLENNNDGLFEVAYYCNVLVYNTGYVYWLPPAIFRSACPINVNFFPFDWQNCTLKFSSLAYNAQEINMHLKEESDPETEKNYRVEWIIIDPEGFTENGEWEIIHRPARKNIHPSYPTESSEHQDITFYLIIKRKPLFYVINIVTPCVLIAFMAILVFYLPADSGEKMTLVISVLLAQSVFLLLVSQRLPATSHAIPLIGKYLLFIMLLVTAVVVICVVVLNFHFRTPSTHVMSDWVKEVFLEILPRLLHMSHPAESPAGAPCIRRCSSAGYIAKAEEYYSVKSRSELMFEKQSERHGLASRVTPARFAPAATSEEQLYDHLKPTLDEANFIVKHMREKNSYNEEKDNWNRVARTLDRLCLFLITPMLVVGTLWIFLMGIYNHPPPLPFSGDPFDYREENKHYI; from the exons ATGGGGGacatggcagtgctgctggcctTGTTTGGGGCACTGGTGCTGTCGG GTGGGCTCTGCGTTAACCAGGAGGAGCGGCTCATCCATCACCTCTTTGAGGAGAGAGGCTACAACAAGGAGGTGCGCCCCGTTGCCTCTGCTgatgaggttgtggatgtctaCCTAGCCCTTACCCTCTCCAACCTCATCTCACTG AAAGAGGTGGACGAGACACTCACCACCAACGTATGGGTTGAACAA AGCTGGACTGATTACCGCCTGCAGTGGAACACATCTGAGTTTGGGGGCGTCGACGTGCTCCGCCTGCTGCCAGAGATGCTGTGGCTGCCTGAGATAGTCCTGGAGAACAA CAATGACGGGCTCTTTGAAGTTGCCTACTACTGCAACGTGCTGGTCTACAACACTGGCTACGTCTACTGGCTGCCCCCCGCCATCTTCCGCAGCGCCTGCCCCATCAATGTCAACTTCTTCCCCTTTGATTGGCAGAACTGCACCCTCAAATTCAG CTCATTGGCATACAATGCACAGGAGATCAACATGCACCTGAAGGAGGAGAGTGACCCAGAGACCGAAAAGAATTACCGGGTGGAGTGGATCATCATTGACCCCGAAGGCTTCACGG AAAATGGCGAATGGGAAATCATCCACCGCCCGGCCCGCAAGAACATCCACCCCAGCTACCCCACTGAGAGCAGCGAGCACCAGGACATCACCTTCTACCTCATCATCAAGCGCAAGCCACTCTTCTACGTCATCAACATCGTCACACCCTGTGTCCTCATTGCCTTCATGGCCATCCTTGTCTTCTACCTGCCTGCTGACA GTGGTGAGAAGATGACTCTGGTGATCTCAGTGCTCCTGGCCCAGTCTGTCTTCCTCCTGCTGGTCTCCCAGCGCCTGCCTGCCACCTCCCACGCCATCCCCCTCATTGGCAA GTACCTTCTGTTCATCATGCTGCTGGTGACGGCTGTGGTGGTGATCTGCGTTGTGGTCCTCAACTTCCATTTCCGCACCCCCAGCACTCACGTCATGTCTGATTGGGTCAAAGAG GTGTTCCTGGAGATCCTGCCCCGCTTGTTGCACATGTCACACCCAGCTGAGAGCCCAGCAGGTGCCCCGTGCATCCGGCGCTGCAGCTCGGCTGGGTACATCGCCAAGGCAGAGGAGTACTACAGCGTCAAGTCCCGCAGCGAGCTCATGTTTGAGAAGCAGTCAGAGAGGCACGGGCTGGCCAGCCGTGTCACCCCTGCCC GCTTTGCACCAGCAGCCACGAGCGAGGAGCAGCTCTATGATCACCTGAAACCCACCCTGGATGAGGCCAACTTCATTGTCAAGCATATGCGGGAGAAAAACAGCTACAATGAG GAGAAGGACAACTGGAACCGCGTGGCACGCACCCTGGACCGCCTCTGCCTGTTCCTCATCACCCCCATGCTGGTGGTGGGCACTCTCTGGATCTTCCTCATGGGCATCTACAACCACCCACCgccactgcccttctctggagacCCCTTCGACTACCGGGAGGAGAACAAACACTACATATAG